The following proteins come from a genomic window of Leopardus geoffroyi isolate Oge1 chromosome A3, O.geoffroyi_Oge1_pat1.0, whole genome shotgun sequence:
- the FITM2 gene encoding acyl-coenzyme A diphosphatase FITM2: MRPRGGTAPSRAKGKTVAGRTPGGGRWPTRSGMEHLECCARFLRGTLVRAAVRRYLPWALAASMLAGSLLKELSPLPESYLSNKRNVLNVYFVKLAWAWTFCLLLPFIALTNYHLTGKAGLVLRRLSTLLVGTAIWYVCTALFSNIEHYTGSCYQSPALEGVRKEHQSKKQCHGEGGFWHGFDISGHSFLLTFCALMIVEEMAVLHEVKTDRSHCLHTAITTLVVALGFLTFIWVWMFLCTAVYFHDLSQKLFGTLFGLLGWYGTYGFWYLKPFSPGLPPQSSSLNLKQDSYKE, from the exons ATGCGCCCAAGAGGAGGCACGGCGCCTTCCCGAGCGAAGGGCAAGACGGTAGCCGGGAGGACACCGGGAGGCGGACGGTGGCCGACGAGGTCGGGCATGGAGCATCTGGAGTGCTGCGCGAGGTTCCTCCGGGGGACGCTGGTGCGAGCGGCGGTGCGGCGCTACCTGCCCTGGGCGCTGGCGGCCTCCATGCTGGCGGGCTCCCTCCTCAAGGAGCTCTCCCCGCTGCCCGAGAGCTACCTCAGCAACAAGCGCAACGTCCTCAACGT GTATTTTGTCAAACTGGCCTGGGCCTGGACCTTCTGTCTCCTCCTGCCTTTCATTGCCCTCACCAACTACCACCTGACAGGCAAGGCCGGCCTGGTCCTGCGGCGGCTGAGCACCCTGCTTGTGGGCACGGCCATCTGGTATGTCTGCACAGCTCTCTTCTCCAACATCGAACACTACACGGGCAGCTGCTACCAGTCGCCGGCCCTGGAGGGGGTCAGAAAGGAGCACCAGAGTAAGAAGCAGTGCCACGGGGAAGGAGGCTTTTGGCACGGCTTTGACATCTCAGGCCACTCCTTCCTGCTGACCTTCTGCGCCCTCATGATTGTGGAGGAGATGGCTGTGCTGCATGAGGTGAAGACGGACCGAAGCCACTGCCTCCACACCGCCATCACCACCCTGGTGGTGGCCCTGGGCTTCCTCACCTTCATCTGGGTGTGGATGTTTCTGTGCACGGCCGTTTACTTCCACGACTTGTCCCAGAAACTGTTTGGCACCCTGTTCGGTTTGCTGGGCTGGTACGGGACCTATGGGTTTTGGTATCTGAAACCCTTTTCCCCAGGACTTCCTCCCCAGAGCTCTAGTTTGAATTTGAAGCAAGACAGTtacaaggaataa